One region of Oryza glaberrima chromosome 7, OglaRS2, whole genome shotgun sequence genomic DNA includes:
- the LOC127779949 gene encoding uncharacterized protein LOC127779949 translates to MPSLGIAPLLDAYFRRRFAAAGLVQASVPLDGGATTVQCWRFPPGASEELPVLVLLHGFGPPATWQWRRQVGPLSRRFRLVVPDLLFFGGSGTAAADARSEAHQAEAVAKLVAAVVGAAAARVSVAGTSYGGFVAYHVARLLGPAAVARVVIASSDLLKADADDRALLRRGGAERVEDVMLPRTPERMRRLLGLAYHRPRRFSFTPAFVLRDLAQYLYTDKIEEKKELIKGITLGDKEKFQLTPLPQEVLVLWGEHDQIFPIEKAFEVARQLGANARLEIIKNTGHMPQEEDPKRFNEALLNFLLPAPNSSL, encoded by the exons ATGCCGTCGCTTGGGATCGCGCCGCTGCTCGACGCCTacttccgccgccgcttcgccgcgGCGGGCCTCGTCCAGGCGTCCGTTCCGCTGGACGGCGGCGCCACGACGGTGCAATGCTGGCGCTTCCCGCCGGGGGCGAGCGAGGAGCTCCCCGTGCTCGTCCTCCTCCACGGCTTCGGGCCACCGGCGacgtggcagtggcggcggcaggtgggCCCGCTCTCCCGCCGGTTCCGCCTCGTCGTGCCTGacctcctcttcttcggcgGCTCCGGCACAGCGGCCGCCGACGCGCGCTCGGAGGCGCACCAGGCCGAGGCGGTGGCGAAGCTCGTCGCCGCGGtcgtgggggcggcggcggcgcgcgtgtcCGTGGCGGGCACCAGCTACGGCGGCTTCGTGGCGTACCACGTGGCGAGGCTGCTCGGCCCCGCGGCCGTGGCGCGGGTGGTGATCGCGAGCTCCGACCTGCTcaaggccgacgccgacgaccgcGCCCTGctccgccgtggcggcgccgagCGCGTCGAGGACGTGATGCTCCCGCGCACGCCGGAGCGGATGCGCCGGCTGCTCGGCCTCGCCTACCACCGTCCCCGCCGCTTCAGCTTCACCCCGGCCTTCGTGCTCCGGGACCTCGCCCAG TATCTCTACACCGACAAaatagaagaaaagaaagagctGATCAAGGGGATAACACTGGGGGACAAAGAAAAATTCCAGCTCACTCCACTTCCTCAG GAAGTTCTTGTATTATGGGGAGAGCATGATCAGATATTTCCCATAGAGAAGGCATTTGAAGTAGCAAG GCAACTTGGTGCAAATGCTAGGTTGGAAATCATAAAGAACACCGGCCATATGCCACAGGAGGAGGACCCGAAACGGTTCAATGAGGCCCTCCTGAACTTCTTGTTACCAGCTCCAAATTCGTCGTTGTGA